A portion of the Drosophila innubila isolate TH190305 chromosome 3L unlocalized genomic scaffold, UK_Dinn_1.0 0_D_3L, whole genome shotgun sequence genome contains these proteins:
- the LOC117787409 gene encoding nuclear distribution protein nudE homolog isoform X1 → MEAPPMFNSVEDECRYWKERSKQYHKEWTDVKQDYDEFVEQSREMEAEMDATLEQKQSIIKDLRAKLNMLEKENDSLKLKLDAQGIEMSNLDKQLETVKKERDSMKDYLRQLEQKNDDLERAHRILNESIVDFEKMLDKAYEKNALLEMEVDEKEMLQEKLQRLMDETRDLKQELNVKSRYTPANGTTGAAGNTSMNSSASLPNGIVANGDILLQHDNAATKATSISVSALNGSLANRNEYNQHHSLKNPENLINGNAMNASSRTTALNIVADMLRKLNWDKALLCPECQKFRCICERPALSPGSESSLFRRAFGGSSTSTASCTASTTQTTPISDGSWTTECNPEMQQRRGSLSSLQFGTNIFKRFAERLRSIQDSESQPEPSTL, encoded by the exons ATGGAGGCCCCACCAATGTTCAACAGTGTCGAGGATGAGTGCAGATATTGGAAAGAGCGCTCAAAACAATACCACAAAGA ATGGACAGATGTGAAACAGGATTACGATGAATTTGTTGAACAGTCTAGGGAAATGGAAGCCGAAATGGATGCAACTCTGGAGCAAAAACAGAGTATTATCAAAGATCTCAGAGCCAAGCTTAATATgctagaaaaagaaaatgattcACTTAAG CTCAAGTTGGATGCACAAGGCATCGAAATGTCAAATCTGGATAAACAGCTGGAGACGGTAAAAAAAGAGCGCGACTCCATGAAGGATTATCTGCGACAGTTGGAGCAGAAAAATGATGATCTGGAGCGTGCTCACCGCATTCTCAATGAGAGCATAGTAGACTTTGAGAAGATGTTAGACAAAGCCTATGAAAAGAATGCGCTCCTTGAGATGGAGGTGGACGAAAAAGAAATGCTGCAGGAGAAGCTGCAACGGCTAATGGACGAGACCCGCG ATCTTAAACAAGAGCTCAATGTCAAGTCACGCTATACGCCAGCGAATGGTACAACAGGAGCAGCTGGCAATACCTCGATGAATTCCTCAGCATCGCTGCCCAATGGCATTGTGGCCAACGGTGATATATTGCTGCAACATGACAACGCCGCCACGAAAGCCACAAGCATTAGCGTCAGTGCGCTAAATGGCAGTTTAGCTAATAGAAACGAATATAATCAACATCATTCGCTTAAAA ATCCCGAGAACCTTATCAATGGCAATGCCATGAATGCCAGCTCCCGCACCACGGCGCTTAACATTGTGGCCGATATGTTAAGAAAACTGAAC TGGGACAAGGCCTTGTTATGTCCTGAATGTCAAAAGTTTCGTTGCATTTGTGAGCGTCCAGCGCTGTCGCCGGGCAGCGAATCTAGTCTCTTTCGTCGCGCCTTTGGCGGCAGCAGCACTAGCACCGCTAGCTGCACCGCTAGCACCACTCAAACAACGCCTATCAGCGATGGCAGCTGGACAACAGAATGCAATCCTGAAATGCAGCAGCGTCGCGGCAGTTTGAGTAGCCTGC
- the LOC117787409 gene encoding nuclear distribution protein nudE homolog isoform X2, with amino-acid sequence MEAPPMFNSVEDECRYWKERSKQYHKEWTDVKQDYDEFVEQSREMEAEMDATLEQKQSIIKDLRAKLNMLEKENDSLKLKLDAQGIEMSNLDKQLETVKKERDSMKDYLRQLEQKNDDLERAHRILNESIVDFEKMLDKAYEKNALLEMEVDEKEMLQEKLQRLMDETRDLKQELNVKSRYTPANGTTGAAGNTSMNSSASLPNGIVANGDILLQHDNAATKATSISVSALNGSLANRNEYNQHHSLKNPENLINGNAMNASSRTTALNIVADMLRKLNAMETKLKTYREHAPPMQPRQ; translated from the exons ATGGAGGCCCCACCAATGTTCAACAGTGTCGAGGATGAGTGCAGATATTGGAAAGAGCGCTCAAAACAATACCACAAAGA ATGGACAGATGTGAAACAGGATTACGATGAATTTGTTGAACAGTCTAGGGAAATGGAAGCCGAAATGGATGCAACTCTGGAGCAAAAACAGAGTATTATCAAAGATCTCAGAGCCAAGCTTAATATgctagaaaaagaaaatgattcACTTAAG CTCAAGTTGGATGCACAAGGCATCGAAATGTCAAATCTGGATAAACAGCTGGAGACGGTAAAAAAAGAGCGCGACTCCATGAAGGATTATCTGCGACAGTTGGAGCAGAAAAATGATGATCTGGAGCGTGCTCACCGCATTCTCAATGAGAGCATAGTAGACTTTGAGAAGATGTTAGACAAAGCCTATGAAAAGAATGCGCTCCTTGAGATGGAGGTGGACGAAAAAGAAATGCTGCAGGAGAAGCTGCAACGGCTAATGGACGAGACCCGCG ATCTTAAACAAGAGCTCAATGTCAAGTCACGCTATACGCCAGCGAATGGTACAACAGGAGCAGCTGGCAATACCTCGATGAATTCCTCAGCATCGCTGCCCAATGGCATTGTGGCCAACGGTGATATATTGCTGCAACATGACAACGCCGCCACGAAAGCCACAAGCATTAGCGTCAGTGCGCTAAATGGCAGTTTAGCTAATAGAAACGAATATAATCAACATCATTCGCTTAAAA ATCCCGAGAACCTTATCAATGGCAATGCCATGAATGCCAGCTCCCGCACCACGGCGCTTAACATTGTGGCCGATATGTTAAGAAAACTGAAC